One window of Triticum dicoccoides isolate Atlit2015 ecotype Zavitan chromosome 5A, WEW_v2.0, whole genome shotgun sequence genomic DNA carries:
- the LOC119298113 gene encoding dehydrin Rab15-like: MEFQGQHDNPANRVDEYGNPFPLGGVGGAHAAPGTGGQFQARREEHKTGGILHRSGSSSSSSSSEDDGMGGRKKKGMKEKIKEKLPGGHKDNQQHMATGTGTGGAYGPGTGTGAAYGQQGHTGMAGAGTGTGEKKGIMDKIKEKLSGQH, from the exons ATGGAGTTCCAAGGGCAGCACGACAACCCCGCCAACCGCGTCGACGAGTACGGCAACCCGTTCCCGCTCGGCGGCGTCGGAGGAGCGCACGCCGCTCCCGGCACCGGCGGGCAGTTCCAGGCCCGCAGGGAGGAGCACAAGACCGGTGGGATACTGCATCGGTCCGGCAGCTCCAGCTCCAGCTCG TCTTCGGAGGACGACGGCAtgggcgggaggaagaagaagggaatgaaggagaagatcaaggagaagctCCCCGGCGGCCACAAGGACAACCAGCAGCACATGGCGACGGGGACAGGGACTGGAGGAGCCTACGGGCCGGGAACTGGAACTGGTGCAGCCTACGGGCAGCAAGGCCACACAGGAATGGCCGGCGCCGGCACTGGCACCGGCGAGAAGAAGGGAATCATGGACAAGATCAAGGAGAAGCTGTCGGGACAGCACTGA